The Pseudomonas sp. GD03919 region CGCGCTTGAGCTGGGCGATGTAGGTGCGGGTTTCGCTCTGGCGATCCTTGAGGGCGTCGAGCAGCTCTTCCAGCTCGGCGACGGCATCCCTGGCCTTGGCTTGCGCCTTGGCCTTGCCTGCGGCGGCGGCGTCCTGCAGTTTGCTGCGGGCCTTGTGCAGTTTTTCCTGGGCCTTGCCGCGCTGCTTCTCCAGCTTGGCAAGCAGTTTCTCGGCATCGATCAGGGCTTGCGAGCAGGCATTTTCCAAGTGCTCGAGCAAGCTGGCAGACAGTTGATGCAGCAGGTGCAACGGGGTGCTGATGGGTTTCTTCTTGGCCGACATGATACGCCTCCAGGCGGATATGAACGCGCCCATACTAGACGCAGGAGAGATGCCTCGCCATAGGCCTTTTGTTGAGCGGAACACGGCTGGCGTTCGACTGGCATAATCGCCGGCACAGCCATTGGGAGACTTCGACATGAGCCGCGCCGTACTCGCCACCTTCGCCCTGTGCTGCAGCCTGGCCGTCCAGGCAGACCAGCATCAGCAGGACCTGGCTTACAGCCTCGGCGTGCGTCTCGGTGAGCGCCTGAGCGAGGAAGTGCCCGAGCTGCCGCTGGGCGATCTGCTCGAAGGCCTGCGCCAGGCCTACGAGGGCAAGCCGTTGCGACTGAAAGCGGCACGCATCGAACAACTACTGGATGAGCACGAGGCGCGCCTCGAATCCTCACCCCTGCGCCACGCCAAAGCCATCGAAGCCGAGCAGCGTTTTCTCGCCGAGCAAAGCCGCCGCGCCGATGTACGGACGCTGACCAACGGCGTGCTGGTAACCGAACTGAGTCCTGGCAACGGCCCGAAGCCGACGGCGCACAGCCGGGTACAGGTGAGTTATCGCGGTGAGCTGGCCGACGGCAGCGTCTTCGACGAAAGCGCCACGCCACAATGGTTTCGTCTGGACAGCCTGATCGCTGGCTGGCGTAGCGCACTGCTGGAAATGCCTAAGGGCGCGCACTGGCGCCTGGTCATTCCGTCGGCACAGGCTTACGGGGAAGAAGGTGCGGGCGACCTGATACCGCCCTATGCGCCACTGGTGTTCGATCTACGCCTGCTCGACGTGGCCGACTGAAGGCCAGCCTGCCGGCCTGATGCCGATCCGATCAGGTTGCTGACGCGGCCTTGCGTAAGAGCCCCGCCCCGGGGCGAAGCTTTTCAAGTGCGTTCAAGTGCGCACCGTCCTGATTCGCGGCGAGGCGTCGCTCCTACAAATTTGATGCGGCGACGCTTGACTGACTGGCGTCAGCCTGACGGCCCGGAGTGCTCCGAACCATTGCCAGCACGGGCTCAGAGCGCTTCGGCGGCCTGTTCCTGATGAGCGTTGTGCAGCACTTCGATCAGGCAGTCTTCCAATTCGAAGCGCTCGTGCAGCAACTGCCCCAGATGATTGAGCTCTGCCACCAGCGACGTGCTGTCGCGACAATCGCCATTGTCGCAGTGGTCATTGAACGCCAGCGCGACCGCCGTAATGGCTTCGATACGCGGGTAGATCTGCTTGGCCAGCTCCAGACCACGCTGATCGTTGAAGGCCTTGGCCTCGTTGGTCAACTGCTCGTAGACCTCGAAGTGCCCCGCCGAGACGTAATCCACCAGCAGCTCGCAGAAGCCCTGCAGAGACTCGCTGTTGATGGCCGGCGCCTGCGGCGCCTTGGCCAGGGCCGAGTAGGCCAGCACCAGTTCGCGACGTTCACCCAGCCAACGGTCGATCAGTTGATGAACCCCACCCCAGCGTTCCTGTGCGTTGCGACAACTCTCAAGCATGATGAACCTCGCTTCCCTTATCGCTATGCCTGACTTACGCCCGTTCCCGAGACGTTATCGTGGCGTGCCAGCAAGTGCTCGTGCCATTCGGTCAGCGGCTGGCGACGTCATGGCGGGCTATCGACAGCTTTTTGTCGATCATTACCAGACCTTGAAAGAGCAACCGCAAAATGGCATTTTTCCGGCGCTGCGTGTGGGTCAGATTATGCTCGTGGGCACCCACCATCAAGGCATCGCCGCGAGAAAGTTTCATACGAGCGTTTAATCTCGAAGCCACGAATGGCGCGGCTTCGTACAATTCGTATTCTCAGTCGCGACGTAGCAACTGGAGCAGGCTGAAGGCGATCATGCCGATGAAGCCGAGCAGGCTCCACTCGGGGATGCTCATGCCGAACAGCGTCCACTTCACCTCAGCACAATCGGCACTGCCCTGGAACACCAGGCGCACGATGTCCTGCATCGGCAGGGCCTGCATCATGAACTCCAGGCTCGGCAGGCAGGCTTCGAGCTGATCGGCCGGTACGCTCTGCAACCAGATCTGCCGACCGGCAGTGGCAGCGCCAGCAGCGGCGAACAACAGCGCCAGTACGGCGTAGATGCGCCGCCCGAGCGTGCCGGGGCCATGAACGGCAGCGACCAGGCAGACCACGCCGAACAGAATCACGCACATACGCTGCAGCACGCACATCGGGCAGGGCTCCAGCCCCACGACATGTTCCAGGTACAGCGCAGCCATCATCAGCAGGACACAACCGATGAATGCGAGGAAAAACAGGGGACGCGGATTTGCCAGCTGCATGGTAGCTCCGGGTGGGAGAACGTGGGCGGTACGGTAGAGGAAAGCAAGGGCGCCTTTCAAGGCGCCCGGGGCATCATGACAGGCTGTTCATCATGCCCGAACGTCCCTCCGTCCGCACGGTGAACTCGTAGCACCAACCAGGTGCAGCCGTTCAGACACCGACGCCTCTGGGTTGCGGCAGAGAAGGCAAGCCCTGGTGCAGCAGGCCGAGGCTCTCCAGCAACAGTTGGTTGCTGCGCTCCAGCTCACCCAGTTGTGCCAGCAGGCGCGCCAGCTCGGCGCAGGTTTCCGGGTGACGCTCAAGCTTGAGGCTGCTTTCGAAGTAATCACGCGCCTTGCCCCACAGTTGATTCTGCAGAGACAGGCGACCCAGCGTCAGCAACAGCGCCGGATCCTGCGGGTGCTGTTTCAGCCAGTGTTCGGCCGTTTGCAGCTGACGCGCCGGATCTGCGCCCCGCAGCACGCCATAGAAGCGCGCCAGACGGCTGTCATAACCGCGCTTGAGCGCGCTGCGCAGCACCTCTTCGGCCTCTTGCTGGGCGCCCAGACGACGTAATTGCTCGACATAGGTGGCGATCAGCTCGGGCTCATGGCGCAGGCTGGCCGACAGATGGTTCCAGGCCTTGTGCAATGACGACAAGGCAGCTTCACCCTGCTCCAGCCCACCATCACCGACCTCGGCCAGGCGACCGCGCCAGGTCTCGCGCTCCAATTCGTCGAGTTCGGCCGCTGGCAGCGCCTTCTCCTTGCGCAATTCAGGCAGCAAGCCGAGCAGGGCCGACCAATCCTGGCGCTGTAGATACAGGCGCTGCAACTGTCGCAGCACCAGATGATGCCCCGGATGACGCTCACGCATCGCCTGCAGGGTTTGCAACGCTGCCTCGCTGTCACCACGGTTGCGTTGCAGTTCGGCATGAGTCAGGGCAATCGCCAGCTCGGCCTGCGGTTGCCTGTTCAACGCGCGTTCCAGCAAGGCATCGCTCTGTTCGTATTCGCCCAGTTTGTTGGCTGCCCGCGCTGCTCCAAGGTAGTACATCAGCGGCTGGCTATCGGCCTCGGCGGCACGGGTCAGTTGACGCTGCGCGCGCGCCCAGCGGCCTTCGGCGAGATCCAGCATGCCCTGCTCGGAGGCCAGGCGCACACGGCGATTACGATGCAGGCGCGACCAGGGGTTGGCCAGCCGTGTCGAGCTGAGCAACAAACGCAGTGTCCACTTGATCAGGTAGTACAGCACCACCACGACCACCAGCAGGCCAAGGAATGCCCACAGGCCGGACTGGTAGCGAAAGCCCTGGTAGGCGAACAGCACATAACCGCGGTCGGCCTCGATGGCCAGACTGAGCAGATACAGCCCGGCGGCGATGGCCAGCAGTAACAGGAGCCAGAGCAGGCGTTTCATTGCGCCTCCCCGGCCGCTGCGGCCCCCTGCCGGCGTTGCGCCTGTTTGCGTTGCAGATAGGCCTGCAACGCATCGAGCGACTCGCTCAGATCCGGCACCTTGACCTCGACACTGGCGTCGGCGAGCTCACTGAAGCGCTGGCGCAGCGCGCGACTGTCCGGGTTGTCCAGATTGAAGTGGGCATCGAGGATTTCCTCGGCCTGCCTGAGCGCCTGCTGGTAGACGCCGGTCTGGCCATGCAGCGCGGCCCACTGCGCCTGTTCCAGCGCCAGCGACAGGCTCAGGCGTACCTGCGACAGGCTCTGCCCGGACAGCAGCGGACGTACGTTGCGATCAGCGTCGAACTCGATACGGAAGTAGTCGGAAAGCTTTTTCGCCCATTCGCTCCACCAGGCACTGCCATCGCCTTCGGCGGCCAGATCCGAGAGCACGTCGCCCTGCCCTTCGAAAGTCGGCGCCAGGGGATTGAGCGTAGCAGCCTGCTCACGCAGGGCGCCCAGTTGCAGGAACAGGCCGACACGATCCGGGCGTTCGGTGGTGCGCAGCGCTTCCAGGCTGCGGCTGAGCTGCTCGCGGGCGGCGAAGGCGGCCGGGTCGTCCTGTTCGCGGAGGATGTCATCGGCAGCCGTCACCAGTGCTTCGGCGCTGGCCACATCCTGCAATGCCGACAGGCGCAGGGTTGCCAGGCGCAGCAGATGCTCGGCTTCATCCAGGCGCCAATCCTGGCGACTGCCATCGAGTACGCTTTCCAGGCGCTGGCTCAGGCGCTGCTGATCGTTCTGCAGATTGGCCAGCAGACGGCGGCGCTCGTCCAGCTCGGCGGCACTGGGCAGCGCGGAAAGGCGTGAATCCAAGCGCTGGGCCAATTCCTCGACCTTCCTGGCGCTGTCATTACGGGTGCGTTGCAGGTCTTCGGCCCGCTGCTGATACTGGCTATGCATCTGCTGCAGTTGCCAGAGACTCCAGCCGCCGGCACCGGCACCAGCCAGGCCAATCAGCAGGGCGAATGCGACAAGGCTGCTGCCGCCAGCACTGCGCGGTGTGCTCGCTGGCGCAGCAGCAGGCGTGGGTTTCACGGCGTCGCTGGCCGGTTGTTCTTCTGGCGTGTTCGGGGTGGATGCTTCGCTCACGTATCCGTCCTTTTAGAGGGCGGCAGCCGGAAACTGCTCCAGCGCTGCCTGCAAGGCCGCGGCACTGGCGCCGCGACAGTCCACAACGATCTGCGCACCCGCCGCGCGGGCCTGTTCGGCAACGCGCGGGCTGGGTACGAACAAGGGTAGCCGAGCCAAGGCCGACCAGTCATCGCCAGCGAGCTGCAACAGATGCTGGAAACCCTGTCCACTGCTGACAACCAGGCCGTTCAGGCGTTCCGCTCGCACCTGTCGGCTCAGTTCGCCCGGCGCATACTGCGGCAGCACACGGCGATACAGTGGCAGATAGTCGACGGTCACGCCCTGGCTGCGCAAGCGCTCGGCGAGCAACTCCCGGCCACCTTCGCCGCGCAGGATCAGCACGCGCGGCAGAGTTGCACCAGCAATCGCCCGGTGCAGCGCAGGTAGCGCGAGCAGCGCCTCGCTGTCATCGCCCGCGTCGGGAAAATACACGCGCAGCCCCTGCTCGGCGAGCACCGCAGCAGTGGCGGCACCGACACTGAACCAGGGCAGATCGGGCAATGGCGCGGCATGCCGAGCCAAGAGCTGCAGGCCAATGCGGGCGGCGGGCTTGCTCACCACGATCACCGCGCAGTAGCGCTGCAGATCGGCGAAGACGCCGCGCTGCTCGGGCGTTTCATCCAGCGCCTCGATGGCCAGCAGCGGCAT contains the following coding sequences:
- a CDS encoding FKBP-type peptidyl-prolyl cis-trans isomerase; its protein translation is MSRAVLATFALCCSLAVQADQHQQDLAYSLGVRLGERLSEEVPELPLGDLLEGLRQAYEGKPLRLKAARIEQLLDEHEARLESSPLRHAKAIEAEQRFLAEQSRRADVRTLTNGVLVTELSPGNGPKPTAHSRVQVSYRGELADGSVFDESATPQWFRLDSLIAGWRSALLEMPKGAHWRLVIPSAQAYGEEGAGDLIPPYAPLVFDLRLLDVAD
- the rsd gene encoding sigma D regulator produces the protein MLESCRNAQERWGGVHQLIDRWLGERRELVLAYSALAKAPQAPAINSESLQGFCELLVDYVSAGHFEVYEQLTNEAKAFNDQRGLELAKQIYPRIEAITAVALAFNDHCDNGDCRDSTSLVAELNHLGQLLHERFELEDCLIEVLHNAHQEQAAEAL
- a CDS encoding disulfide bond formation protein B; translation: MQLANPRPLFFLAFIGCVLLMMAALYLEHVVGLEPCPMCVLQRMCVILFGVVCLVAAVHGPGTLGRRIYAVLALLFAAAGAATAGRQIWLQSVPADQLEACLPSLEFMMQALPMQDIVRLVFQGSADCAEVKWTLFGMSIPEWSLLGFIGMIAFSLLQLLRRD
- a CDS encoding heme biosynthesis HemY N-terminal domain-containing protein; amino-acid sequence: MKRLLWLLLLLAIAAGLYLLSLAIEADRGYVLFAYQGFRYQSGLWAFLGLLVVVVVLYYLIKWTLRLLLSSTRLANPWSRLHRNRRVRLASEQGMLDLAEGRWARAQRQLTRAAEADSQPLMYYLGAARAANKLGEYEQSDALLERALNRQPQAELAIALTHAELQRNRGDSEAALQTLQAMRERHPGHHLVLRQLQRLYLQRQDWSALLGLLPELRKEKALPAAELDELERETWRGRLAEVGDGGLEQGEAALSSLHKAWNHLSASLRHEPELIATYVEQLRRLGAQQEAEEVLRSALKRGYDSRLARFYGVLRGADPARQLQTAEHWLKQHPQDPALLLTLGRLSLQNQLWGKARDYFESSLKLERHPETCAELARLLAQLGELERSNQLLLESLGLLHQGLPSLPQPRGVGV
- a CDS encoding uroporphyrinogen-III C-methyltransferase; its protein translation is MSEASTPNTPEEQPASDAVKPTPAAAPASTPRSAGGSSLVAFALLIGLAGAGAGGWSLWQLQQMHSQYQQRAEDLQRTRNDSARKVEELAQRLDSRLSALPSAAELDERRRLLANLQNDQQRLSQRLESVLDGSRQDWRLDEAEHLLRLATLRLSALQDVASAEALVTAADDILREQDDPAAFAAREQLSRSLEALRTTERPDRVGLFLQLGALREQAATLNPLAPTFEGQGDVLSDLAAEGDGSAWWSEWAKKLSDYFRIEFDADRNVRPLLSGQSLSQVRLSLSLALEQAQWAALHGQTGVYQQALRQAEEILDAHFNLDNPDSRALRQRFSELADASVEVKVPDLSESLDALQAYLQRKQAQRRQGAAAAGEAQ
- a CDS encoding uroporphyrinogen-III synthase, with protein sequence MSAWRLLLTRPAEDCAALAQTLAAQGIASHCMPLLAIEALDETPEQRGVFADLQRYCAVIVVSKPAARIGLQLLARHAAPLPDLPWFSVGAATAAVLAEQGLRVYFPDAGDDSEALLALPALHRAIAGATLPRVLILRGEGGRELLAERLRSQGVTVDYLPLYRRVLPQYAPGELSRQVRAERLNGLVVSSGQGFQHLLQLAGDDWSALARLPLFVPSPRVAEQARAAGAQIVVDCRGASAAALQAALEQFPAAAL